A stretch of Brassica napus cultivar Da-Ae chromosome C6, Da-Ae, whole genome shotgun sequence DNA encodes these proteins:
- the LOC106395152 gene encoding uncharacterized oxidoreductase At4g09670-like, whose translation MATVTDTPIRIGVMGCAVIARTVSRAIDLAPNATIAAVASRSLEKAKTFATANGYQQSVKIHGSYESILEDPDVDALYIPLPTSLHVEWAIRAAQSGKHILLEKPVAMNVSEFDKIVAACEKNGVQIMDGTMWAHHPRTAKLKEFLFDSDRFGQLKNINSCFSLAVDEDFLKNNIRVKPNLDGLGALGDLGWYAIRAALFANNFELPKIVAASPGTVLNESGVILSCGASLSWEDGRTASIYCSFLANVGMEITAVGTNGTLCVQDFVIPFEETQATFTTCLKSGFNDPWVSRPTEHSVKTEIPQEACMVREFARLVGEIKNKGAKADGFWPNISRKTQLVVDAIKESVDKNCQQISLSGR comes from the exons ATGGCCACCGTCACCGATACGCCAATCCGAATTGGAGTAATGGGATGCGCAGTAATCGCTAGAACAGTCTCCCGTGCCATCGACCTCGCTCCAAACGCCACTATCGCAGCCGTTGCAAGCCGCTCTTTAGAGAAAGCCAAAACGTTTGCTACCGCCAATGGCTACCAGCAATCTGTGAAGATCCACGGTTCCTACGAGTCGATTCTTGAAGATCCAGATGTTGATGCTCTTTACATTCCTCTTCCAACTAGCCTCCATGTCGAGTGGGCTATACGTGCTGCCCAGAGTGGAAAGCACATCCTTCTGGAGAAGCCAGTGGCTATGAACGTATCAGAGTTCGATAAGATTGTCGCGGCTTGTGAAAAGAACGGTGTTCAGATTATGGATGGTACCATGTGGGCTCATCATCCTAGAACGGCTAAGCTTAAGGAGTTCCTCTTCGATTCAGACCGTTTTGGTCAGCTCAAAAAC ATAAATAGTTGCTTCTCATTAGCTGTGGATGaagattttcttaaaaacaacATCCGTGTGAAACCGAATCTTGATGGTCTCGGTGCGCTCGGAGACCTCGGATGGTACGCAATCCGAGCAGCGCTTTTCGCCAACAACTTCGAGCTTCCCAAAATCGTCGCAGCCTCACCAGGGACTGTTCTGAACGAGTCAGGAGTGATTCTCTCGTGCGGAGCGTCTCTGAGCTGGGAAGACGGACGAACCGCAAGCATATACTGCTCTTTTTTGGCAAACGTAGGGATGGAGATAACTGCCGTTGGAACAAACGGCACACTTTGTGTTCAAGACTTTGTTATCCCATTTGAGGAGACCCAAGCGACGTTCACCACTTGTTTGAAATCTGGGTTCAATGATCCATGGGTTAGTCGCCCGACCGAACACTCGGTTAAGACAGAGATCCCGCAAGAGGCGTGCATGGTGAGAGAATTTGCTAGGTTGGTTGGAGAGATCAAGAACAAAGGTGCAAAGGCTGACGGGTTTTGGCCAAACATTAGCCGGAAGACGCAGCTGGTGGTTGATGCTATCAAAGAGTCTGTTGATAAAAACTGTCAACAGATTAGTCTCTCTGGTcgttga